In one window of Cupriavidus necator N-1 DNA:
- a CDS encoding thioredoxin domain-containing protein produces MTNRLATETSPYLRQHADNPVDWYPWCEEAFRRARDDDKPVLLSVGYATCHWCHVMAHESFENPRIAALMNERFISIKVDRQERPDLDDIYQKVPQLMGQGGGWPLTVFLTPQGEPFYGGTYFPPDDRYGRPGLPRVLLSLSEAWRHRRQELRDTIEQFQQGFRHLDEGVLSREDAEQAAEVQDLPAQTALALARNTDPTHGGLGGAPKFPNASAYDLVLRICQRTHEPALLDALERTLDGMAAGGIHDQLGGGFSRYSVDERWAVPHFEKMLYDNGQLVTLYANAYRLTGKQAWRRVFEGTIAYILRDMTHPDGGFHAGEDADSEGEEGRFYVWTAAEVKAVLGESEGALACRAYGVTEGGNFEPGRSVLHRAVTLTPLEEARLEGWRERLLAARARRVRPGRDDNILAGWNGLMIQGLCAAYQATGNPAHLAAARRAASFVQDKLTMPDGGVYRYWKNGTVKVPGFLEDYAFLANALIDLYESCFDRRYLDRAAELVTLIIDRFRGDGLYFTPNDGEPLIHRPRGPYDGAWPSGISASVFAFLRLHELTGEDRYRDLAEQEFQRYRAAATAAPAGFVHLLAAADFAQRGAFGIILAGDKAAAAALVESVHRTYLPARVLAFAEDVPVGQGRLPVDGRPAAYVCRHRTCTAPVTSGQALLERCVG; encoded by the coding sequence ATGACAAACCGGCTCGCCACAGAAACCTCGCCTTACCTCCGGCAACACGCGGATAATCCGGTCGACTGGTATCCCTGGTGCGAAGAGGCGTTTCGCCGTGCGCGCGACGACGACAAGCCGGTCCTGCTTTCGGTCGGCTACGCCACCTGCCATTGGTGCCACGTGATGGCGCACGAATCGTTCGAGAATCCCCGGATCGCCGCCCTGATGAACGAGCGGTTCATCAGCATCAAGGTCGACCGGCAGGAGCGTCCCGACCTCGACGACATTTACCAGAAAGTCCCCCAGTTGATGGGACAGGGCGGCGGCTGGCCGCTGACGGTATTCCTGACGCCGCAAGGAGAGCCTTTCTACGGTGGCACCTACTTTCCGCCGGATGACCGCTACGGCCGCCCTGGGCTCCCGCGCGTGCTGCTGAGCCTGAGCGAAGCCTGGAGGCATCGCCGCCAGGAACTGCGCGACACCATCGAGCAGTTTCAGCAGGGGTTCCGGCACCTGGACGAAGGGGTCCTGAGCCGTGAAGACGCGGAACAGGCCGCGGAAGTCCAGGACCTGCCCGCGCAGACAGCCCTCGCCCTCGCGCGCAATACGGACCCGACCCATGGCGGCCTGGGCGGAGCGCCCAAGTTTCCCAACGCAAGCGCGTACGACCTCGTGCTGCGCATCTGTCAGCGAACGCATGAACCCGCGCTGCTTGATGCGCTGGAGCGCACGCTCGACGGCATGGCGGCCGGCGGCATCCATGATCAGCTCGGCGGTGGGTTTTCCCGCTACAGTGTCGACGAACGCTGGGCCGTGCCCCACTTCGAAAAGATGCTTTACGATAACGGCCAGCTCGTCACACTCTACGCCAACGCCTATCGCCTGACCGGAAAGCAAGCCTGGCGCCGCGTATTCGAGGGAACGATCGCGTACATTCTGCGAGACATGACGCACCCCGACGGCGGCTTCCATGCCGGCGAAGATGCCGACAGCGAAGGCGAGGAAGGCCGCTTTTATGTCTGGACAGCGGCCGAGGTAAAGGCAGTCCTGGGCGAATCCGAGGGGGCCCTGGCGTGTCGCGCCTACGGCGTGACCGAAGGCGGGAACTTTGAGCCCGGCAGATCGGTGCTCCACCGTGCCGTCACGCTGACTCCTCTGGAGGAGGCACGGCTGGAAGGCTGGCGCGAGCGGCTGTTGGCAGCACGCGCCCGGCGCGTGCGCCCCGGCCGCGACGACAACATTCTCGCCGGGTGGAACGGTCTCATGATCCAGGGACTCTGCGCGGCTTACCAGGCAACGGGCAACCCCGCACACCTCGCCGCCGCAAGGCGTGCCGCCAGCTTTGTCCAGGACAAGCTCACCATGCCGGACGGCGGTGTGTATCGGTACTGGAAGAACGGCACAGTCAAGGTGCCAGGGTTCCTGGAAGACTATGCCTTCCTGGCCAACGCGCTGATCGACCTCTACGAATCCTGCTTCGACAGGAGATACCTCGATCGCGCCGCCGAACTCGTGACGCTCATCATCGACAGGTTCCGGGGCGACGGGCTGTATTTCACGCCCAATGATGGCGAGCCATTGATACACAGGCCTCGCGGTCCGTACGACGGCGCATGGCCGTCTGGCATTTCAGCCAGCGTGTTCGCCTTCCTGCGCTTGCATGAACTCACCGGCGAGGATCGCTATCGTGACCTCGCCGAGCAGGAATTCCAGCGTTACCGGGCTGCCGCCACCGCGGCCCCGGCCGGCTTCGTGCACCTCCTGGCCGCCGCGGACTTCGCGCAGCGCGGCGCGTTCGGGATCATTCTTGCCGGCGACAAGGCGGCGGCCGCCGCCTTGGTGGAAAGCGTTCACCGCACCTATCTTCCGGCACGCGTGCTGGCATTCGCCGAAGACGTTCCCGTCGGCCAGGGGCGGCTCCCGGTCGACGGCCGGCCGGCAGCCTACGTGTGCCGACATCGCACCTGTACCGCGCCCGTGACCAGCGGCCAGGCGCTCCTTGAACGCTGCGTGGGGTGA
- a CDS encoding GYD domain-containing protein translates to MTTYVILSRLAPDAFTDPRDMKKLAATVAEKIKAECPAVTWKDSYLTLGRFDVVDIVETDDLKQLERAALIIRGYGHAATETLQATPWDKFIAAL, encoded by the coding sequence ATGACTACATACGTCATCCTCAGCCGTCTCGCTCCTGACGCGTTCACGGACCCCAGGGACATGAAGAAACTCGCCGCCACGGTGGCCGAGAAAATCAAGGCCGAATGCCCTGCAGTCACCTGGAAGGACAGCTATCTGACACTCGGGCGCTTTGACGTCGTGGACATTGTCGAGACGGACGACCTGAAGCAACTCGAGCGGGCGGCGTTGATCATCCGGGGCTACGGACACGCCGCGACCGAGACGCTGCAAGCGACGCCGTGGGACAAGTTCATCGCGGCCCTGTAG
- a CDS encoding TGS domain-containing protein: MPANLTPEYKQAEQAYRLARQPREQLECLKEMLRVIPKHKGTERLQADIKSRIRELTQASAGHGKAAHRGPAHAVHPEGAAQLCLIGPPGAGKSSLHARLTGSGNEVGPYPHPTQFPVPAMLPFDDIAFQLVDLPPVSVEFMQPGLTDILRAADGVLLVVDLSAPDCTEQLALILRRLAEAKIILSERWPGQADSPGATAEAAADPFSVHLPALLLANKTDLAKPEDAAVLEDLLGVHFPALATSATGGRGLAEVGPFLFRALGIVRVYTKAPGKPVDQRRPFTMRRGDTVLDVALQVHPDLARTFKFARIWGSGKFSGQQVGADHPVADRDVVELHSQAHG, encoded by the coding sequence ATGCCAGCAAACCTCACTCCAGAGTACAAGCAGGCCGAACAAGCCTATCGGCTGGCACGCCAGCCGCGCGAGCAGCTCGAATGCCTGAAGGAGATGCTCCGTGTCATCCCGAAACACAAGGGGACGGAGCGTCTGCAGGCCGATATCAAGTCGCGGATCAGGGAACTCACCCAGGCATCCGCGGGCCACGGGAAGGCCGCTCACAGAGGGCCGGCACATGCGGTGCATCCAGAAGGCGCGGCGCAGCTCTGTCTGATCGGCCCGCCCGGCGCGGGAAAATCCAGCCTGCACGCAAGGCTGACAGGATCGGGCAACGAGGTCGGGCCCTACCCCCACCCTACGCAGTTTCCGGTTCCCGCCATGTTGCCGTTCGACGACATTGCTTTTCAGCTGGTGGATCTGCCACCTGTATCAGTCGAATTCATGCAACCCGGGCTCACCGACATATTGCGGGCGGCAGACGGCGTACTGCTCGTGGTCGATCTGAGCGCGCCAGACTGTACAGAACAGTTGGCGCTGATTCTGAGGCGCCTCGCCGAGGCAAAGATCATCCTGTCGGAGCGCTGGCCGGGTCAGGCTGACAGCCCTGGGGCGACGGCGGAAGCGGCGGCTGACCCGTTCAGTGTTCACCTCCCTGCGCTGCTGCTGGCCAACAAGACTGATCTCGCCAAGCCGGAAGACGCGGCCGTGCTCGAAGACCTGCTCGGTGTACATTTTCCGGCGCTCGCAACCTCGGCAACCGGCGGGCGCGGACTGGCCGAGGTCGGTCCGTTCCTTTTCAGGGCTCTGGGCATCGTGCGTGTCTACACCAAGGCACCCGGGAAACCCGTCGACCAGCGTCGGCCTTTTACGATGCGCCGCGGCGACACCGTGCTGGATGTCGCCCTGCAGGTGCACCCTGATCTCGCACGTACGTTCAAGTTCGCCCGCATTTGGGGGAGTGGCAAGTTCAGCGGCCAGCAGGTGGGCGCCGATCATCCGGTAGCCGATCGAGACGTGGTGGAACTGCATTCGCAGGCGCATGGCTGA